One segment of Eschrichtius robustus isolate mEscRob2 chromosome 3, mEscRob2.pri, whole genome shotgun sequence DNA contains the following:
- the LSM10 gene encoding U7 snRNA-associated Sm-like protein LSm10, producing MAVSHSVKERTISENSLIILLQGLQGQVTTVDLRDESMARGRIDNVDAFMNIRLAQVTYTDRWGHQVELDDLFVTGRNVRYVHIPDDVNITATIEQQLQVIHRVRNFGGKGKGRREFPSKNYK from the coding sequence ATGGCAGTGAGCCACTCAGTGAAGGAGCGGACCATCTCCGAGAACAGCCTGATCATCCTGCTGCAGGGCCTCCAGGGCCAGGTCACCACCGTGGACCTGCGGGATGAGAGCATGGCCCGCGGACGCATAGACAACGTTGATGCTTTCATGAACATCCGCCTGGCCCAGGTCACCTACACGGACCGTTGGGGGCATCAGGTCGAGCTGGATGACCTCTTTGTGACAGGCCGGAATGTCCGTTACGTCCACATCCCCGATGATGTGAACATCACCGCGACCATCGAGCAGCAGCTGCAGGTCATCCATCGGGTGCGCAACTTTGGCGGCAAGGGGAAAGGCCGGCGGGAATTTCCCTCCAAAAACTATAAGTGA